One genomic window of Mesoplodon densirostris isolate mMesDen1 chromosome 14, mMesDen1 primary haplotype, whole genome shotgun sequence includes the following:
- the FAM228A gene encoding LOW QUALITY PROTEIN: protein FAM228A (The sequence of the model RefSeq protein was modified relative to this genomic sequence to represent the inferred CDS: deleted 2 bases in 1 codon), whose product MAATKMSNYDKHFGPEQLKWPEPESVALMEALAREDIDEAVYMILFRKNYVAKRLDTYFQHLDVFKERRKELLHKKWTENVAKPLQRILEKVISYKGLEKTKQENSEYFLKHTNKTEIIFGDFYDPEVYNPFYMTKKDSNYGKVMVPPFCDPLFRRQQELDEERRAVFQYKTGKRCTLKEFKELEKARQYARLPQLTFSLHRVVPKEQPKASARPVGSKTRSKCSPEKLVCAEEKYPPDKEKTTSDLSQTVFERQFYSSKLGQESKKHEKKSLVLGTRRHRPRSWVAGEGQQRRRSQPVERRVMTAEVLGRHLAAPGTVPHEGPFADLYFAVSLQQLKRCQHFFSPEVEKQKK is encoded by the exons ATGGCTGCCACGAAAATGTCCAACTATGATAAACATTTTGGGCCAGAACAATTAAAGTGGCCAGAACCAGAGTCAGTTGCTTTGATGGAG GCATTGGCTAGAGAAGACATTGATGAAGCTGTGTACAtgatattatttagaaaaaattatGTTGCGAAG AGATTGGATACGTATTTTCAGCATCTGGATgtttttaaggaaagaagaaaagagttgTTACATAAAAAATGGACTGAAAATGTTGCAAAGCCTCTTCAGAGAATTCTGGAAAAAGTAATTTCATATAAAGggttggaaaaaacaaaacaagagaattctgaatattttttaaagcacacaaATAAAACg gaaattatatttGGAGACTTCTATGATCCTGAAGTATACAATCCTTTTTATATGACAAAAAAGGACTCAAATTATGGAAAG GTTATGGTCCCACCGTTCTGTGATCCTCTGTTTAGAAGACAGCAAGAGTTGGATGAAGAGCGGAGGGCTGTTTTTCAGTATAAGACGG GAAAACGATGTACcttaaaagaatttaaagaactAGAGAAGGCCAGGCAGTATGCCAGATTGCCCCAGCTGACTTTCAGTCTCCACAGAGTGGTTCCAAAAGAGCAGCCCAAAGCTTCTGCAAGGCCTGTGGGAAGCAAAACTCGTAGCAAATGCAG TCCTGAAAAGCTTGTCTGTGCAGAAGAGAAATATCCGCCTGATAAAGAGAAAACGACTAGTGACCTAAGTCAGACTGTTTTTGAAAGGCAGTTTTATTCCTCGAAGCTTGGCCAGGAGAGT aaaaagcatgaaaagaagAGTCTG GTTTTAGGAACCAGACGGCACAGACCCAGATCCTGGGTGGCTGGGGAAGGCCAGCAGAGGCGGAGGTCACAGCCCGTGGAGAGAAGAGTGATGACAGCAGAGGTCCTGGGGCGGCACCTGGCTGCCCCCGGAACTGTGCCCCATGAGGGGCCGTTTGCTGACCTTTACTTTGCAGTGTCTCTACAACAGTTAAAACGCTGCCAACATTTTTTCTCTCCAGAagtggaaaaacagaagaaatag